Within the Plasmodium relictum strain SGS1 genome assembly, chromosome: 12 genome, the region taatattttttttttttaattaatctAATTAGATACTAATATGAATAGagaaaaattttcttattttatttcccAAATATCTTAAAGTATACACATATGTATGCATataagttatatatatttttaataaatttaattttattcacAATTGAATTgcttaatataaatatatatataaatatatatatgtatttctaaaataataaaacttttttttttttatttcttctgtCAATgctaatttgaaaaaaatataattcagTGTATactcctttttattttaatatttttttttttttttttcatcttctctgctataatttaaaagataattatatatattttaataatttttttcttttattttttctatttttatttttttaactaatATTTAATCGTTTATATACCTGTACAATAACGTTTTGTTAAAATGATTGTAAAGGGAAAATATACactaatttataatattttatgttgTATATTATGGGCATTTACTTTATTTACTTCCTTAcaatatgtttttaataaagagaaatatcatatagaaaatttttgGAGAAATTCAAGAAAATTAATTACAATTACGCAGTCATTAGCTATTTTTGAGATTTTCTTTTCAATTATTAGTATTTAAAAATCAATTATAGCATAAGTTgcatatacatttttatacatatatatgtatataatttgttactttattttattttttctttttagatGTGATAAAATCAGTAACAAGTATTGTAGCAATTCAAGTATTTAGTAGATTATTTATTgtctatttaatttttaattatttacctaataataataaatggaTATTCTCCTGTTTAATTGCTTGGTCGATTATTGATATAATtcgttatttattttattctttcaaCATATTGAATATTcgtattaattttttagcaGCACTAAGAAATAAACgtattaatagaaaaataaataaaaatccgaaaataaatta harbors:
- the PTPLA gene encoding protein tyrosine phosphatase-like protein, putative, whose amino-acid sequence is MIVKGKYTLIYNILCCILWAFTLFTSLQYVFNKEKYHIENFWRNSRKLITITQSLAIFEIFFSIINVIKSVTSIVAIQVFSRLFIVYLIFNYLPNNNKWIFSCLIAWSIIDIIRYLFYSFNILNIRINFLAALRNKLPLILYPIGITSEIVCTISSLDNIYNTPFLRAFPYPMPNNLNFQIDIYYLCIFVLFLYIPGSFLLYSTAIKKSRQETKITEKKL